One window of Quercus robur chromosome 5, dhQueRobu3.1, whole genome shotgun sequence genomic DNA carries:
- the LOC126726204 gene encoding uncharacterized protein LOC126726204 — MHIEKNVMDNILSTLLNLKDKTKDNYKARLDLADMGIRSELHLQRKSDDQYTIPAACFHMTSSEIDGFLQVLKDVTVPDGYASNISRRVNMKERKISGLKSHDNHILMQQLFPIALRGSLPFHVSRPLIKLACFFREICSKTLTVSDIVTSEAEIAVTLCELEKIFPPSFFTVMVHLVMHLAAEAKIGGPVHYRWMYPIERYLSRLKSYVRNRAAPKGSIAEGYIVEECLTFCSRYMEGVETIFNRPTRMIEESTGVVSIMTLNNKEWTQAHRYVLFNSENINRFREMHKRLIEDELRKGHNRNVSDAIIYKHHMEKFCTWFGGHVMSLTGADKEMEGVSDTLVALSKWSYIYVKRFKHYVINGLKFRSVNDEANRKTQNSGVSVATDGGNTYYGILSDIIELNYSDNIKHVLFKCKWVHDQHRRGYRTDEFGFPMVNFTHFIHGGDKMIDEPYVLASQATQVFYVEDKRHKDWYAVVKTKARDVFDAGVGSQREEDDIYSFSENVPYNISSNEVVSDNLRWARDDLEGMTIDASIIAERDLHGVNNEDEFIDDEFDNEDDNKDEYTEDE; from the exons ATGCATATAGAGAAGAATGTGATGGACAATATACTAAGCACACTGTTGAACTTGAAGGATAAAACGAAGGATAATTACAAGGCACGCCTTGACTTGGCGGACATGGGGATAAGGAGTGAACTCCACCTACAACGAAAAAGTGATGACCAGTATACCATACCGGCTGCATGTTTTCATATGACTTCATCGGAGATAGATGGTttcttgcaagttttgaaggatgTAACAGTGCCCGATGGGTACGCTTCCAATATCTCACGGCGTGTGAATATGAAAGAACGCAAGATTTCTGGTTTGAAGAGTCATGATAATCACATATTGATGCAGCAACTTTTTCCCATAGCATTACGTGGGTCTTTGCCATTTCATGTTAGTAGGCCTTTGATAAAGTTAGCTTGCTTCTTTAGAGAAATTTGTTCCAAAACCCTTACGGTTTCAGATATTGTGACTAGTGAGGCAGAGATTGCAGTGACATTGTGTGAATTGGAAAAGATATTTCCTCCATCCTTCTTTACAGTGATGGTACATTTGGTCATGCACTTAGCTGCTGAAGCTAAGATTGGTGGTCCAGTGCACTACCGTTGGATGTATCCCATTGAGAG GTACCTCTCACGTCTTAAGTCTTACGTACGAAATAGAGCTGCTCCGAAAGGGTCTATTGCTGAAGGATACATAGTAGAGGAGTGCTTAACATTCTGTTCACGGTATATGGAAGGAGTGGAAACTATATTCAATCGACCCACCAGGATGATTGAGGAGTCAACGGGGGTGGTTTCGATCATGACATTAAACAATAAAGAGTGGACCCAAGCCCATCGCTACGTTTTATTCAATTCTGAAAACATCAACCGCTTTCGTGA GATGCACAAAAGATTGATAGAGGATGAACTTCGAAAAGGCCACAATCGTAACGTTTCCGATGCCATTATATATAAGCACCACATGGAGAAGTTTTGTACTTGGTTTGGGGGTCAC GTGATGTCCCTCACTGGTGCTGATAAGGAAATGGAGGGAGTTAGTGATACCCTTGTTGCATTGTCCAAATGGTCGTATATTTATGTAAAGCGGTTCAAGCATTATGTAATAAATGGcttaaaatttaggagtgtAAATGATGAGGCAAATAGGAAAACGCAGAATAGTGGAGTTAGTGTGGCTACTGATGGGGGCAATACTTACTatggtattttaagtgatataATTGAGTTGAATTATTCTGACAATATCAAACATGTGTTATTCAAGTGTAAATGGGTTCATGACCAACATAGGAGAGGATATAGGACTGATGAATTTGGGTTTCCTATGGTAAACTTTACACACTTCATACATGGTGGGGATAAAATGATAGATGAACCATACGTCTTGGCATCTCAAGCTACACAAGTTTTTTATGTGGAAGATAAAAGACACAAGGATTGGTATGCTGTTGTCAAAACTAAAGCTAGGGACGTGTTTGATGCTGGTGTTGGTTCCCAACGTGAGGAGGATGACATATATAGTTTTTCTGAAAATGTTCCCTACAATATAAGTAGTAATGAGGTTGTGAGTGACAACCTTCGTTGGGCTCGGGATGATCTAGAGGGAATGACAATTGATGCCTCCATCATTGCTGAAAGAGATCTTCATGGAGTAAACAATGAAGATGAGTTTATTGACGATGAGTTTGACAATGAAGACGACAACAAGGATGAGTACACCGAGGATGAGTAG
- the LOC126726205 gene encoding uncharacterized protein LOC126726205 isoform X2: protein MGKKRRLPVVEVGEGPSSSRQRGEELQAAHTSDAGSQPTGKERDHPLTIVQVGQGSSRSRDIMQEELRAAYDAEHARWEEGDDYDDDETQPPSADDLVQETAPSNDGRAEDSVRESPISNNINKKRGITLMQRIWALPPNKKLVCGLNGSKQLVGESGQTFKRWLGTLCICRNYCPLMPATWTHVDRKCKEDAWVEIEKKWIIDPEIISPANQMNWAMHLLGELRRNRRSKLKKKCYPKDALKEDVYKNKPSWADEQDYRALVDYWN, encoded by the exons ATGGGTAAGAAACGCCGATTGCCAGTTGTAGAAGTCGGCGAAGGACCCTCGAGTTCACGACAGAGAGGGGAGGAGCTGCAAGCCGCCCATACTAGTGATGCTGGGTCACAACCCACAG GAAAGGAGAGGGACCATCCATTGACAATTGTGCAAGTTGGCCAAGGTTCATCACGCTCACGAGACATCATGCAGGAGGAGTTAAGGGCCGCCTATGATGCTGAGCACGCAAGATGGGAGGAAGGAgatgattatgatgatgatgagacaCAGCCGCCTTCTGCAG ACGATTTGGTCCAAGAAACCGCACCATCCAATGATGGGCGTGCAGAAGATTCAGTTCGGGAATCCCCAATAtccaataatataaataaaaaacgtgGAATAACGCTAATGCAGCGTATATGGGCTCTTCCACCGAACAAGAAACTTGTATGTGGGTTAAATGGGAGCAAGCAACTGGTTGGGGAAAGCGGGCAAACATTCAAAAGGTGGTTGGGCACCTTATGCATTTGCCGCAACTATTGCCCACTTATGCCTGCTACTTGGACGCATGTCGACCGTAAATGCAAAGAAGACGCTTGGGTAGAGATAGAG AAAAAATGGATCATTGACCCAGAGATTATTAGCCCAGCTAATCAAATGAACTGGGCAATGCACTTATTAGGAGAGTTGAGAAGGAACCGAAGaagtaagttaaaaaaaaaatgctacccAAAAGATGCG
- the LOC126728302 gene encoding uncharacterized protein LOC126728302: MDKSWMEKRRGTREYFEGVNQFVEFAAPSACNGNILCPCVKCVNLLIQPLNVVREHCWASGMLKNYKVWKFHGESAAATPATECGSSHVQETQNPYGDFHGMLHDLCPPHEIPPEPMEEGPTAQCPGEGPNDDAKKFYKMVDDVDKPLYEGCTKFSIFSAIVVLFQLKTLCGWTNKSFTLLLQVLMDMLPLDAKLPKDHYEAKKIVRDLGLGYEKIHACPNDCMLFWKQNVNLEACPCCKASRWKTNEASVASKHASSSKGKKKAAKILR, translated from the coding sequence ATGGACAAAAGTTGGATGGAGAAGCGGAGGGGTACAAGGGAATATTTTGAAGGTGTAAACCAATTCGTGGAATTTGCTGCTCCATCCGCGTGCAATGGGAACATCTTATGTCCTTGTGTGAAATGTGTGAATTTGCTTATACAACCGTTAAATGTGGTACGTGAGCACTGTTGGGCTTCGGGGATgcttaaaaattacaaagtttgGAAATTTCATGGTGAATCGGCGGCTGCTACGCCAGCTACCGAATGTGGGAGCTCTCATGTGCAAGAAACCCAAAATCCATATGGTGATTTCCATGGGATGTTGCACGATTTGTGCCCCCCGCATGAAATCCCACCCGAACCAATGGAAGAAGGTCCAACTGCGCAATGTCCGGGTGAAGGTCCGAATGATGATGCCAAGAAGTTTTACAAGATGGTAGATGATGTAGACAAACCTTTATATGAAGGTTGtacaaaatttagcattttctcAGCCATTGTCGTGTTGTTCCAGTTGAAGACTCTGTGTGGTTGGACAAATAAGTCATTTACTCTGTTGCTTCAAGTCCTGATGGATATGCTTCCTTTAGACGCTAAGTTGCCAAAGGACCATTATGAGGCTAAGAAGATAGTTcgagatttgggtttgggttatgagAAGATCCATGCTTGTCCCAATGATTGTATGCTGTTTTGGAAGCAAAATGTTAACCTCGAGGCGTGTCCTTGTTGTAAAGCTTCAAGGTGGAAAACAAATGAGGCATCTGTTGCTAGTAAGCATGCTTCATCCAGTAAGGGGAAGAAGAAAGCTGCGAAGATCCTACGGTGA